Below is a window of Synergistaceae bacterium DNA.
AATTATTCCGTTACTCTTGCAGCATCAGGCACAACGCCTATAACTTGGCAGAAGAGCAGCGGCAATTTACCGGACGGACTCACTCTCGCAAATAACGGCGTAATTTCAGGCACTCCAACTAAGGCCGGTACTTTTTCATTTGCTGTCAAAGCTAGCAACACCGCAGGCAATGACTCTAGAACCTTCACTATAATCATTGAGAAACCAGTCAAGCCCAAGATTACAACAAAGACTCTAATTTCAGGAGCAGCAGGCAAGTCTTACAGCGCAAAAATTGACTTCACCGGCAGCACATTAACCAGCGTATCTTGTAAGAATCTCCCCGCAGGCTTGAACATTAACACTCAGGGCGAAATTTCCGGAACTCCTACACAACCGGGGGATTATAGTCTCTCTGTAACGTTCATTAATTCAGCCGGCCAGCATACAAAAAGTGTCAAACTCGCTGTTTATGACATCACAGATTATTCACTGCCCGTAGGTATTAGCGGAAAAAGTTATAAGGGTAAATTTACAAGTAAAGGCTTATCTGCTACTAAACTTCAATGGACAATTTCAAGCGGTTCACTTCCTGAAGGTCTGACTCTCGCTAAAGGTAAAATCTCCGGCAAACCTAAAGAGATCGGCACATTCAATTTTACACTAAGAGCAGGTGACGGAAATTCTTACGTCGAGAAGCCTTACAGTATTACAATTACTCCCGTTCCTCCGAAAATAAAGACTTCATCTCTGCCGAAAACTTTTGTACATACGAATTTCTACGGCTCATTGACTCTCAAAAATGGCGATAAGCCTGTAACTTGGACAGCTGAAGGCCTCCCGTCAGGTTTGACTCTTGATCCTAATACGGGAATAATTACAGGAACGCCAACTCATATTTTCAAGGGAACTGTAGCAATCACTGCAACAAATTCAGCAGGCAGCGACACAAAAAATGTCAAGCTCACGATTAAGGCAATCAAGCCGAAAATTTTAACAAGTTCACTCACAGAAGCCAGAGTCGGACAATCTTATAATTTCACCCTCGAAGCGTCCGGAAGCCCTGTTTTAACGTGGTCGGGTGAAGACTTGCCCGCATGGTTATCAATCAGCAGTAACGGCAAAATTTCGGGCACTCCTAAAGAAAGCGGCAAATTTAAATTTTATGTTACCGTCGCTAATGAAGCAGGAAGCAAACGCAAAAAATTGACTCTTACTGTTAAAGAGGCTGATACGACAAATTCAGCAGACTCTGACTCTAATTCAGAATCAGAATCAGTAAGCGAATCCGAATCAACGTCAAATAATGAAAACTTGAGCGCATTGACTCAGCCTGAAATTATAGAACTTTCTGCGGGTGCATTAGGTCTTGTCTCAAACGATAATTTCATGATTGCTGCGATTCTTCCCGATATACAAGTAACAGAAAGCGGCTTATATGAATTTACAGTGTCGCTTGATGAAAGAGTCCCGGAAAATTCTTTATTGGTCTGGCACTCATTCCCGAACGGCCAAGAAGATGACTCAAACAATGACAGCGCAGCATTTTTTGACGAGAACGGCGAAGAAATTTATAACGTCCCCGAAAATTATTGCGTTACTGTATCTGCATGGCTTGAGGCCAGAATAATTTATAAACCTGTCATATCAGTAAACTTGAAGCAGACTCATTAACACACTGACTCATAATTTGATAAATCAGGATTTGCGCGGGATTTTCCTTCGTGAGTCCTGATTTTATTTTTCCAGAAATTATAAA
It encodes the following:
- a CDS encoding putative Ig domain-containing protein — encoded protein: NYSVTLAASGTTPITWQKSSGNLPDGLTLANNGVISGTPTKAGTFSFAVKASNTAGNDSRTFTIIIEKPVKPKITTKTLISGAAGKSYSAKIDFTGSTLTSVSCKNLPAGLNINTQGEISGTPTQPGDYSLSVTFINSAGQHTKSVKLAVYDITDYSLPVGISGKSYKGKFTSKGLSATKLQWTISSGSLPEGLTLAKGKISGKPKEIGTFNFTLRAGDGNSYVEKPYSITITPVPPKIKTSSLPKTFVHTNFYGSLTLKNGDKPVTWTAEGLPSGLTLDPNTGIITGTPTHIFKGTVAITATNSAGSDTKNVKLTIKAIKPKILTSSLTEARVGQSYNFTLEASGSPVLTWSGEDLPAWLSISSNGKISGTPKESGKFKFYVTVANEAGSKRKKLTLTVKEADTTNSADSDSNSESESVSESESTSNNENLSALTQPEIIELSAGALGLVSNDNFMIAAILPDIQVTESGLYEFTVSLDERVPENSLLVWHSFPNGQEDDSNNDSAAFFDENGEEIYNVPENYCVTVSAWLEARIIYKPVISVNLKQTH